The following coding sequences lie in one Pectobacterium sp. A5351 genomic window:
- the adhE gene encoding bifunctional acetaldehyde-CoA/alcohol dehydrogenase: protein MAVTNVAELNALVERVRKAQQEFATYTQEQVDKIFRAAALAASDARIPLAKMAVAESGMGIVEDKVIKNHFASEYIYNAYQDEKTCGVLSTDDTFGTITIAEPIGLICGIVPTTNPTSTAIFKALISLKTRNGIIFSPHPRAKNATNKAADIVLQAAIAAGAPKDIIGWIDQPSVELSNQLMHHPDINLILATGGPGMVKAAYSSGKPAIGVGAGNTPVVVDETADIKRAVASILMSKTFDNGVICASEQSVIVVDSVYDAVRERFATHGGYMLKGKELHAVQGILLKNGSLNADIVGQPAPKIAEMAGITVPANTKVLIGEVTAVDESEPFAHEKLSPTLAMYRAKDFNDAVIKAEKLVAMGGIGHTSCLYTDQDNQPERVNHFGNMMKTARILINTPASQGGIGDLYNFKLAPSLTLGCGSWGGNSISENVGPKHLINKKTVAKRAENMLWHKLPKSIYFRRGSLPIALEEVASDGAKRAFIVTDRFLFNNGYVDQVTSVLKQHGLETEVFFEVEADPTLSIVRKGAEQMHSFKPDVIIALGGGSPMDAAKIMWVMYEHPTTHFEELALRFMDIRKRIYKFPKMGVKAKMVAITTTSGTGSEVTPFAVVTDDATGQKYPLADYALTPDMAIVDANLVMNMPKSLCAFGGLDAVTHSLEAYVSVLANEYSDGQALQALKLLKENLPDSYRDGAKNPVARERVHNAATIAGIAFANAFLGVCHSMAHKLGSEFHIPHGLANALLISNVIRYNANDNPTKQTTFSQYDRPQARRRYAEIADHLRLTAPSDRTAQKIEKLLNWLEDMKTELGIPTSIREAGVQEADFLAKVDNLSEDAFDDQCTGANPRYPLISELKQILLDTYYGRKFSEEAKTEAVEPVAKAAKTGKKAAH, encoded by the coding sequence ATGGCCGTAACCAACGTTGCTGAACTTAACGCACTGGTCGAAAGAGTGAGAAAGGCACAGCAGGAATTTGCCACTTATACTCAGGAACAAGTGGACAAGATCTTCCGCGCTGCTGCACTCGCTGCATCGGATGCGCGTATTCCGCTGGCAAAAATGGCGGTTGCCGAATCCGGTATGGGGATCGTGGAAGATAAAGTCATCAAAAACCACTTCGCCTCTGAATACATTTATAACGCCTATCAGGATGAAAAAACCTGCGGCGTCCTCTCTACTGATGACACTTTTGGTACGATTACCATTGCAGAGCCTATTGGCCTGATTTGCGGTATTGTTCCCACCACCAACCCCACTTCTACTGCGATTTTTAAAGCGCTGATCAGTCTGAAAACCCGTAACGGGATTATCTTCTCTCCGCATCCACGTGCAAAAAATGCGACCAATAAAGCCGCAGACATTGTTCTGCAAGCGGCGATTGCAGCAGGTGCACCGAAAGATATTATCGGTTGGATCGATCAACCTTCTGTTGAGCTGTCTAACCAACTTATGCACCATCCGGATATCAACCTGATTCTGGCTACCGGTGGCCCAGGTATGGTGAAGGCCGCCTACAGCTCCGGTAAACCGGCAATCGGCGTCGGTGCGGGTAACACGCCTGTCGTCGTTGACGAAACTGCGGATATCAAACGTGCCGTAGCGTCTATTCTGATGTCGAAAACCTTCGATAACGGCGTCATTTGTGCGTCAGAACAGTCAGTCATCGTCGTAGACAGCGTCTATGATGCCGTGCGTGAGCGTTTTGCTACCCACGGCGGCTACATGCTAAAAGGCAAAGAGCTTCATGCCGTACAGGGCATTTTGCTGAAGAACGGTTCACTGAATGCCGACATCGTAGGTCAACCTGCACCGAAGATCGCAGAAATGGCAGGAATCACCGTTCCAGCCAACACCAAAGTGCTGATCGGTGAAGTCACCGCGGTCGATGAGTCCGAACCATTTGCTCATGAAAAACTGTCTCCGACGCTGGCGATGTACCGTGCGAAAGACTTCAACGACGCCGTTATTAAAGCGGAAAAACTGGTCGCAATGGGTGGCATCGGTCACACATCCTGCCTGTATACCGATCAGGACAATCAGCCTGAGCGCGTGAATCATTTCGGCAATATGATGAAAACCGCGCGCATTCTGATTAACACACCGGCTTCTCAGGGTGGTATCGGCGATCTCTACAACTTCAAACTCGCTCCGTCTCTGACGCTGGGCTGTGGCTCCTGGGGCGGAAACTCCATCTCCGAAAACGTCGGTCCGAAGCATTTGATCAACAAGAAAACGGTAGCCAAGCGAGCAGAGAATATGTTGTGGCATAAACTTCCTAAATCCATTTATTTCCGTCGCGGCTCACTGCCAATCGCGCTTGAAGAAGTGGCCTCCGATGGTGCAAAACGCGCCTTTATCGTAACTGACCGCTTCCTGTTCAACAATGGTTATGTCGATCAGGTGACGTCCGTCTTGAAACAGCACGGGTTGGAAACCGAAGTCTTCTTTGAAGTTGAAGCTGACCCCACGCTGAGCATCGTGCGTAAAGGCGCCGAGCAAATGCACTCCTTCAAACCGGATGTGATCATTGCGCTGGGCGGCGGTTCGCCAATGGATGCGGCGAAAATCATGTGGGTGATGTATGAACACCCTACGACACACTTCGAAGAACTGGCGCTGCGTTTCATGGACATCCGCAAACGTATCTACAAGTTCCCGAAGATGGGCGTCAAAGCCAAAATGGTGGCGATTACCACCACCTCCGGTACCGGTTCTGAAGTGACGCCGTTTGCCGTCGTCACCGACGATGCCACCGGGCAGAAATACCCATTAGCGGACTATGCACTGACGCCAGATATGGCGATTGTTGACGCCAATCTGGTGATGAATATGCCGAAATCACTCTGTGCGTTTGGTGGGCTCGATGCGGTAACACACTCGCTGGAAGCCTATGTTTCCGTGCTGGCAAACGAATATTCAGACGGACAGGCGTTACAAGCGCTGAAACTACTGAAAGAGAACCTGCCAGACAGCTACCGCGATGGCGCGAAAAACCCGGTGGCCCGTGAGCGCGTACATAACGCCGCGACGATTGCAGGTATCGCGTTTGCCAATGCCTTCCTCGGCGTCTGTCACTCTATGGCACATAAGCTGGGTTCGGAATTTCATATCCCGCACGGCCTGGCTAACGCCCTGCTGATCTCAAACGTCATTCGCTATAACGCGAACGACAACCCGACCAAGCAGACGACGTTCAGCCAGTATGACCGTCCACAGGCACGCCGTCGCTACGCGGAAATAGCCGACCATCTGCGTTTAACCGCGCCAAGCGATCGTACCGCGCAGAAAATCGAGAAATTGTTGAACTGGCTGGAAGACATGAAGACCGAGCTGGGGATCCCAACCTCGATTCGTGAAGCAGGCGTACAGGAAGCCGACTTCTTGGCGAAGGTAGATAACCTGTCAGAAGATGCATTCGACGATCAGTGTACTGGGGCGAACCCACGCTACCCACTGATTTCCGAACTGAAACAGATTCTGCTGGATACTTACTATGGCCGTAAGTTCTCTGAAGAGGCAAAAACAGAAGCGGTTGAACCTGTGGCAAAAGCCGCTAAAACCGGTAAGAAAGCCGCACATTAA
- a CDS encoding thymidine kinase, with amino-acid sequence MAQLYFYYSAMNAGKSTALLQSSYNYQERGMRTLVFTAEIDNRHGVGIVSSRIGLSSPALLFNPQTSLFGLLEKEHRSQPVDCVLIDECQFLTREQVSELSDVVDQLDIPVLCYGLRTDFRGDLFSGSHYLLAWADKLIELKTVCHCGRKANCVLRLDAQGNAVHEGEQVVIGGNESYVSVCRKHYKIALGLTRKESE; translated from the coding sequence GTGGCCCAGCTTTATTTTTATTATTCTGCAATGAATGCAGGTAAATCTACTGCATTATTGCAGTCGTCATATAACTACCAGGAGCGCGGGATGCGTACGCTGGTGTTCACCGCAGAAATAGATAATCGGCATGGTGTGGGGATTGTAAGTTCACGGATTGGGCTTTCTTCTCCGGCATTATTGTTTAATCCGCAGACATCCTTATTTGGATTGCTGGAGAAAGAGCATCGTTCTCAGCCCGTAGATTGTGTATTAATTGATGAATGTCAATTTTTAACCCGCGAGCAGGTGAGTGAGCTTTCCGATGTCGTGGACCAATTAGATATCCCTGTATTGTGCTACGGGTTGCGTACTGATTTTCGTGGTGATTTGTTTTCTGGGAGTCACTATTTATTAGCGTGGGCGGATAAGCTGATTGAGTTAAAAACGGTCTGCCATTGCGGCCGTAAAGCCAACTGTGTATTGCGATTAGATGCACAAGGTAATGCCGTCCACGAAGGGGAACAGGTCGTTATTGGCGGCAACGAGAGCTATGTTTCCGTGTGTCGTAAACATTATAAGATTGCGCTGGGATTAACCCGTAAGGAAAGCGAGTAA
- the hns gene encoding histone-like nucleoid-structuring protein H-NS, with translation MSEALKILNNIRTLRAQARECTLDTLEEMLEKLEVVVNERREEDSQVQAEVEERARKLQQYRDMLIADGIDPNELLQSLGSVKVAGKSKRAARPAKYQYTDENGEVKTWTGQGRTPAVIKKAIEEQGKSLDDFLL, from the coding sequence ATGAGCGAAGCACTAAAGATTCTTAACAACATCCGTACTCTGCGTGCCCAGGCAAGAGAATGTACCCTGGATACTTTGGAAGAAATGCTGGAAAAACTGGAAGTCGTGGTTAATGAACGCCGCGAAGAAGATAGTCAGGTTCAGGCTGAAGTTGAAGAACGTGCGCGTAAATTGCAGCAATATCGTGATATGCTGATTGCAGACGGTATTGACCCTAACGAATTATTGCAATCTTTGGGTTCAGTTAAAGTTGCAGGTAAAAGCAAACGCGCAGCCCGCCCAGCAAAATATCAATATACTGACGAAAACGGCGAAGTTAAAACCTGGACTGGCCAGGGTCGTACACCGGCAGTAATCAAAAAAGCAATCGAAGAACAAGGTAAATCTTTAGACGATTTCCTGCTGTAA
- the galU gene encoding UTP--glucose-1-phosphate uridylyltransferase GalU, giving the protein MSIVNKKVKKAVIPVAGLGTRMLPATKAIPKEMLPLVDKPLIQYVVNECIAAGINEIILVTHSSKNSIENHFDTSFELEAILEKRVKRQLLEEVQSICPKHVTIMQVRQGLAKGLGHAVLCAHPLVGDEPVAVILPDVIIDEYASDLKKDNLSEMLQRFSTTGHSQIMVEPVENVSSYGVVDCKGVELKAGDSAPMVGVVEKPKASEAPSNLAVVGRYVLSADIWSLLEKTPPGAGNEIQLTDAIAMLMEKETVEAYHLKGVSHDCGNKLGYMQAFVEYGLRHDSLGQEFAQWLQETIEAEEK; this is encoded by the coding sequence ATGTCTATTGTGAATAAAAAAGTAAAAAAAGCGGTCATACCGGTTGCTGGATTAGGTACGCGTATGCTTCCTGCCACCAAAGCCATTCCTAAAGAAATGTTGCCGTTGGTAGATAAACCGCTGATCCAATATGTTGTTAATGAGTGTATCGCGGCAGGGATTAATGAAATTATTCTGGTTACACACTCTTCTAAGAATTCTATCGAGAACCATTTCGATACCAGTTTTGAGTTGGAAGCCATTCTGGAAAAACGTGTTAAACGTCAGTTGCTGGAAGAAGTCCAATCTATCTGTCCTAAACACGTCACCATTATGCAAGTGCGTCAGGGATTAGCTAAAGGGCTGGGCCATGCGGTATTGTGCGCGCACCCGTTAGTGGGAGATGAGCCTGTTGCGGTTATTCTGCCGGATGTGATTATTGATGAATATGCGTCCGATCTGAAGAAAGATAACCTGAGTGAAATGTTGCAACGTTTTTCTACTACCGGCCACAGCCAGATTATGGTTGAGCCCGTTGAAAATGTAAGCAGCTATGGCGTGGTTGATTGCAAAGGCGTGGAATTAAAAGCAGGGGATAGCGCACCGATGGTGGGCGTGGTTGAAAAACCGAAAGCTTCCGAAGCGCCATCTAATTTAGCTGTCGTTGGTCGTTATGTACTCTCTGCGGATATTTGGTCTCTGCTGGAGAAAACGCCACCGGGTGCAGGCAATGAAATTCAGTTAACCGATGCCATCGCAATGTTGATGGAAAAAGAAACGGTAGAGGCGTATCACCTGAAAGGTGTGAGTCATGACTGCGGTAATAAATTAGGCTATATGCAAGCATTCGTGGAATATGGTTTGCGCCATGACAGTTTAGGTCAGGAATTTGCGCAATGGTTGCAGGAAACGATTGAAGCAGAAGAAAAATAA
- the rssB gene encoding two-component system response regulator RssB, with product MEQPLAGKHILVIDDEAVFRSVLAGYLTSLGAAVQEAINGLDALSILENYQPDLMICDLKMPTMGGIEFLERLRLKGNDTPILIISATSQMADIATVLRLGVQDVLLKPIRDYVRFREAVMSCLYPDMFTSQLNEMDQLMQDMDSLNQSPESVTKLLAQLQPPVQQTLARCRVNYRQLTAAEQPGLVLDIAALSDTELAFYCLDVTQGVNNNGTLAALLLRTLFNGLLQEHLADQQHRLPYLPTLLKQVNQLLRQASLDGRFPLLVGYYHRQLKQLILISAGLNATLNVNEQQIALNSGVPLGTLEGAYLNQLNYQCEAWQCQIWGGGGRLRLMLTTE from the coding sequence ATGGAACAACCACTGGCGGGTAAGCATATTTTAGTCATTGATGACGAGGCCGTTTTTCGATCTGTGCTCGCTGGTTATCTGACTTCTCTTGGGGCTGCCGTTCAGGAGGCAATTAATGGATTAGATGCGCTAAGTATTCTTGAAAACTACCAACCCGATTTAATGATTTGCGATCTGAAAATGCCGACGATGGGAGGCATTGAGTTCCTTGAACGCCTGCGTTTGAAGGGCAACGATACGCCAATACTGATCATTTCTGCAACCAGCCAGATGGCGGATATTGCCACAGTCTTGCGTCTTGGCGTTCAGGATGTGCTGCTGAAACCGATTCGAGATTATGTTCGCTTTCGTGAAGCGGTGATGTCCTGTCTGTATCCAGATATGTTTACTTCACAGTTGAATGAGATGGATCAACTGATGCAGGACATGGATTCCCTCAATCAATCTCCAGAGTCTGTAACCAAGCTGCTTGCCCAGCTACAGCCTCCCGTTCAGCAAACGCTTGCTCGTTGCCGTGTTAATTACCGTCAGTTGACAGCGGCGGAACAACCGGGGCTGGTGTTGGATATTGCCGCGCTTTCGGATACCGAGTTAGCGTTCTATTGCCTGGATGTTACTCAGGGGGTCAATAACAACGGGACACTGGCAGCGTTACTACTTCGCACGTTGTTCAATGGGTTGCTTCAGGAGCATTTGGCTGATCAACAACATCGTTTGCCGTATTTGCCGACACTATTAAAGCAGGTAAACCAACTGTTGCGCCAGGCAAGTCTGGACGGCCGTTTTCCTTTGCTGGTGGGGTATTACCATCGACAGCTAAAGCAGTTGATACTGATTTCTGCCGGATTAAACGCGACGCTGAATGTTAACGAACAACAAATCGCACTGAATAGCGGCGTCCCTTTAGGCACACTTGAAGGTGCTTATCTCAACCAACTGAATTATCAGTGTGAGGCATGGCAATGTCAGATATGGGGTGGTGGCGGTCGTTTACGGCTCATGTTGACGACAGAGTAG